Proteins from a single region of Thermodesulfovibrionales bacterium:
- a CDS encoding TVP38/TMEM64 family protein, translating into MARRKISTRIAVVTVIVGVVVIFKVLGLGQYFTLSYLKTSQEKFTALYSDHRLMVIAAYMAVYILVTSLSLPGAAIMTLAGGALFGLWIGTVVVSFASSAGATLACFISRFILRDWVQRKFGDRLKTVNEGIAREGPFYLFTLRLIPVFPFWLINLVMGLTKMPLRTFYGVSQVGMLPVTIVYVNAGKELAKISSLAGILSPGLILSFVLLGLFPIATKKFLSLYKSRKTGSIRD; encoded by the coding sequence ATGGCGAGGAGAAAAATCTCAACAAGGATAGCAGTCGTAACGGTCATCGTCGGAGTCGTCGTGATCTTCAAGGTTCTCGGTCTGGGGCAGTACTTTACCCTTTCTTACCTCAAGACATCTCAGGAGAAGTTCACCGCCCTTTATTCAGATCACCGCCTCATGGTTATTGCCGCCTACATGGCGGTCTACATCCTCGTAACGTCGTTGTCTCTGCCCGGCGCCGCGATAATGACCCTTGCAGGCGGCGCACTCTTCGGACTATGGATAGGAACGGTCGTTGTTTCCTTTGCGAGTTCCGCAGGCGCTACCCTGGCATGTTTTATCTCAAGATTTATCCTGCGTGATTGGGTGCAGCGGAAGTTCGGTGACAGACTGAAAACGGTTAATGAAGGGATTGCAAGAGAGGGACCATTTTATCTCTTCACGCTGCGCCTGATCCCCGTCTTCCCCTTTTGGCTTATAAACCTTGTTATGGGGCTCACAAAGATGCCCCTCAGGACCTTCTATGGGGTCTCACAGGTCGGAATGTTGCCGGTGACCATAGTCTATGTCAATGCAGGCAAGGAGCTGGCAAAGATCAGTTCCCTTGCGGGGATTCTTTCGCCGGGGCTCATTCTCTCCTTCGTACTTCTCGGTCTCTTCCCCATTGCGACAAAGAAGTTCCTCTCTCTCTATAAATCTAGAAAGACAGGCTCCATTAGAGATTAA
- a CDS encoding FAD-dependent oxidoreductase, with protein sequence MAKFDFDIGILGGGSGGLTVAAGAAQLGAKTLLVDKEGRLGGDCLHYGCVPSKTLIMTARVRHLMQRAGRYGLPGLDLPPVNFGEVAKRIQHVIGIIQKHDSEERFCRLGAKVEFGESTFIDEHSIRLNGTTYSAKNWVIATGSSPSTPAIQGLDKTPFITNRHIFSLERLPKSMIIFGGGPVGTEMAQAFVRLGSKVTLIQRADQILPKEDKDMADLVMNVLRNEGVTFYLKTSVESVRDLGSEREVLIKTSEGSTVTLRSERILLATGRDPNVEGLGLKEIGVYFDMKGIEVDDRMRTTHKHIYAIGDVNGRYLFTHAAGYEGGIVVGNAVFHLPRKADFTYLPWCTYTDPELANIGMNETIAKVAGIEYSVWTEEFRSNDRSLAEGEEAGKIKMLLNAKEEPIGVQIFGPHAGELVNEWVAVMNGKVRFSSLVSAIHPYPTLGEINKKVAANFLSTKIFSDKVKKGLRFFFNLKGRACGP encoded by the coding sequence ATGGCGAAATTCGACTTTGACATAGGGATACTCGGGGGAGGCTCCGGAGGGCTTACGGTTGCTGCCGGAGCAGCCCAACTCGGGGCAAAGACGCTCCTTGTCGATAAGGAGGGCAGACTGGGCGGCGATTGTCTCCATTACGGATGCGTACCGAGCAAGACACTTATTATGACCGCTCGCGTCAGGCATCTCATGCAAAGGGCGGGGCGATACGGCCTGCCGGGACTTGATCTCCCGCCGGTGAACTTCGGGGAGGTGGCGAAAAGAATTCAGCATGTCATAGGAATTATTCAAAAGCATGATTCCGAAGAGCGGTTTTGCAGGCTGGGAGCCAAGGTGGAGTTCGGAGAATCGACCTTCATTGATGAACATTCTATTCGCCTGAACGGGACGACGTATTCGGCAAAGAACTGGGTCATTGCGACGGGCTCTTCACCCTCTACCCCTGCCATACAAGGGCTCGATAAGACCCCTTTTATTACGAACAGGCATATCTTCTCCCTGGAGAGGCTCCCGAAATCGATGATAATTTTCGGCGGCGGACCTGTCGGCACTGAGATGGCGCAGGCCTTTGTCCGCCTGGGATCAAAGGTAACGTTGATCCAGCGCGCCGATCAGATACTCCCGAAGGAAGATAAGGATATGGCGGATCTGGTGATGAATGTCTTGAGGAATGAGGGTGTCACCTTTTATCTCAAGACCTCGGTCGAGAGCGTGCGGGATTTGGGCAGCGAGCGGGAGGTTCTTATTAAGACATCTGAAGGCAGTACGGTCACACTCAGGTCCGAAAGGATCCTCCTGGCGACAGGAAGAGACCCCAATGTGGAAGGTTTGGGGCTGAAAGAAATAGGCGTTTACTTCGATATGAAGGGCATTGAGGTCGATGATCGGATGAGGACCACCCATAAACACATTTACGCGATCGGCGATGTGAACGGCAGATATCTCTTCACCCACGCAGCCGGATACGAAGGGGGAATAGTCGTAGGCAACGCCGTCTTCCATCTGCCGAGAAAGGCGGATTTCACGTATCTCCCATGGTGCACCTATACCGACCCCGAACTGGCAAACATCGGCATGAACGAGACCATAGCCAAAGTTGCGGGGATAGAATATTCCGTGTGGACGGAGGAGTTCAGGTCAAATGACCGGAGCCTTGCCGAGGGCGAAGAGGCGGGCAAGATCAAGATGCTCCTCAACGCAAAGGAAGAGCCCATAGGAGTTCAGATTTTCGGTCCCCATGCGGGTGAACTGGTAAACGAATGGGTAGCGGTCATGAACGGAAAGGTCAGGTTTTCGTCTCTTGTCTCGGCTATTCACCCCTATCCGACCCTCGGCGAGATCAATAAGAAAGTGGCGGCCAATTTCCTTTCGACAAAAATATTCTCCGATAAAGTAAAGAAGGGGCTCAGGTTCTTCTTTAATCTGAAAGGGAGAGCATGCGGACCGTAG
- a CDS encoding DHH family phosphoesterase — protein sequence MAAMKRKAEARENIRYKLERLGEVCEGAKDVRVIIYANPDPDALASALALKHMLETKERAVTIGYTGAIGRPENASMIRRLEIPAFPVSEEEATRADIIAIVDCQPQFFKDFSLPRCDIVIDHHPLLDARILAEFVDIRPNYLSTSSIMTEYLRASGVRLTRNLASALFYGIKTDARHFMGDMSQGDMEAVRWLRKKADRDIVKQIEFSQFSWEGLDYFSIALVRRRFSHGVMFSHLGPVPFFDVCVQVADFLIRVENVSWALVTGVVGDSLLVVFRNDGIKKDAGYVARSTFGGIGSAGGHESMGRAQVKEDALPEGLLLTDNRGIERFVLGSLAEVDRVFLPLLRSLR from the coding sequence ATGGCAGCAATGAAGAGAAAGGCGGAAGCACGCGAGAATATCCGATACAAGCTTGAGCGCCTGGGAGAAGTATGCGAGGGCGCGAAGGATGTTCGGGTCATAATATATGCGAATCCGGACCCGGACGCGCTCGCAAGCGCCCTTGCCCTTAAGCACATGCTCGAGACAAAGGAACGTGCTGTGACCATAGGTTACACGGGCGCAATCGGAAGGCCTGAAAACGCTTCCATGATACGACGTCTCGAGATACCGGCATTCCCGGTCAGCGAGGAGGAAGCAACCCGGGCTGATATTATAGCGATTGTAGACTGCCAGCCCCAGTTCTTCAAAGACTTCTCCCTGCCTCGTTGCGATATCGTGATCGACCATCATCCCCTGCTCGATGCCCGAATCCTTGCAGAGTTTGTGGACATACGGCCAAACTACCTTTCCACTTCGTCCATCATGACGGAGTATCTGAGGGCCTCCGGTGTGCGCCTCACCAGGAACCTCGCGAGCGCTCTCTTCTACGGCATTAAGACTGACGCGCGCCATTTCATGGGGGACATGAGCCAGGGGGATATGGAAGCCGTGCGATGGCTGAGAAAGAAGGCGGACAGAGACATTGTCAAACAGATAGAGTTCTCGCAGTTCTCGTGGGAGGGCCTCGACTACTTCAGTATCGCGCTTGTCAGGAGACGTTTTTCACACGGGGTCATGTTCTCACACCTTGGGCCGGTCCCGTTCTTCGACGTTTGCGTACAGGTGGCGGATTTCCTGATCAGGGTGGAGAACGTATCCTGGGCGTTAGTTACCGGAGTGGTGGGCGACTCGCTCCTGGTAGTCTTCCGAAACGACGGCATCAAGAAGGACGCGGGATACGTCGCGCGTTCGACATTCGGCGGCATAGGAAGCGCAGGAGGGCACGAGTCAATGGGGCGTGCTCAGGTCAAAGAGGATGCCCTGCCGGAGGGACTCCTCCTGACCGATAACAGGGGAATCGAGAGGTTCGTGCTGGGTTCACTCGCAGAGGTTGACAGAGTCTTTCTCCCGCTCCTGAGATCCCTCCGGTGA